In a single window of the Melioribacteraceae bacterium genome:
- the ispG gene encoding (E)-4-hydroxy-3-methylbut-2-enyl-diphosphate synthase has translation METKIENLKKYCESLTKYTRLKTREVSIGDIPLGGKNPIRIQSMTTTDTMNTLATVEQSIRMINAGCEYVRITAPSINEARNLENIKKELRARGYQAPLIADIHFTPNAAELAARIVEKVRVNPGNYVDKKKFETIEYTDKEYQLELERIRERFVPLVKICKEYGTAMRIGTNHGSLSDRIMSRYGDTPLGMVESALEFLRICEDENYHNIVLSMKASNTQVMVQAYRLLINKMNLEGMNYPLHLGVTEAGDGEDGRIKSALGIGTLLEDGIGDTIRVSLTEEPEYEAPVAISLARRYDDRANHKAIIEIEQSPINPFEYKRRKSFEVVGIGGTTVPKVISNFSLMNEINYDSFKSIGYYYDEPTDKWNMNDTASDFLFLGDNELQFDSPNNLKLIFSYKKWLAFSDRTIGLPHFKYDEFINASEKSFAANFVEVGIEDLFKDDFSKLANKQNVILVAATENVSAMPELRRFFFELIARGIDNPVVVKRSYCGIDDEHLRLYSSTDFGGLLIDGFGDAAWIQSIETSGIEFINRTLFGILQAARTRISKTEYIACPSCGRTLFDLVEVTNKIRNRTEHLKGVKIAIMGCIVNGPGEMADADYGYVGSGVGKITLYRGKEVIKRSVNSENALDELIELIKEDNVWVEPVKL, from the coding sequence ATGGAAACTAAAATAGAAAACCTTAAGAAGTATTGTGAATCTCTCACAAAATATACACGGCTCAAAACCCGTGAGGTAAGTATTGGAGATATTCCTCTCGGAGGTAAAAACCCAATACGTATTCAATCGATGACAACAACCGACACGATGAATACATTAGCAACGGTTGAGCAGTCGATTAGAATGATAAATGCAGGATGCGAGTATGTTAGAATTACAGCACCCAGCATAAATGAGGCACGTAATCTGGAAAATATTAAAAAGGAATTGCGGGCTCGCGGCTATCAAGCTCCATTGATAGCCGATATTCATTTTACACCAAATGCCGCCGAGCTTGCTGCGCGGATAGTTGAAAAGGTTCGCGTTAATCCGGGGAATTATGTTGATAAGAAAAAATTTGAGACTATTGAATACACCGATAAAGAATATCAGCTTGAGCTTGAAAGAATAAGAGAGCGGTTTGTACCTCTCGTAAAAATTTGCAAAGAATATGGAACCGCGATGCGCATCGGTACAAATCATGGTTCTCTCTCTGATAGAATTATGAGCCGGTACGGAGATACTCCCCTTGGAATGGTTGAATCGGCATTGGAATTTTTAAGAATCTGTGAAGATGAAAATTATCACAATATAGTTCTCTCCATGAAAGCCAGTAACACGCAGGTTATGGTTCAGGCATACCGGCTTCTAATTAATAAAATGAACTTGGAAGGGATGAATTATCCTCTTCATCTTGGCGTAACAGAAGCCGGGGATGGTGAAGATGGAAGAATAAAATCGGCATTGGGAATAGGTACGCTTCTCGAAGATGGAATTGGAGATACAATTAGAGTATCATTAACAGAAGAACCGGAGTATGAAGCGCCGGTGGCTATCTCTCTCGCAAGAAGATATGATGATAGAGCAAATCATAAAGCCATTATCGAGATTGAACAATCTCCCATAAATCCTTTCGAATATAAAAGAAGAAAATCATTTGAAGTTGTTGGAATTGGGGGAACTACAGTACCAAAAGTAATTTCAAATTTCAGCCTGATGAATGAAATAAACTATGATTCATTTAAGTCTATCGGTTATTATTATGATGAGCCGACCGATAAATGGAATATGAACGATACTGCTTCCGATTTTCTTTTTCTTGGAGATAATGAACTTCAATTCGATAGCCCTAATAATCTCAAATTAATCTTCAGTTACAAAAAATGGCTTGCGTTCAGTGACCGGACAATTGGACTCCCCCACTTCAAATATGATGAATTTATTAATGCCTCTGAAAAATCATTTGCCGCAAATTTCGTTGAAGTTGGGATTGAGGATTTATTTAAAGATGATTTTTCAAAATTAGCAAATAAGCAAAATGTAATTTTAGTAGCGGCTACAGAAAATGTAAGTGCAATGCCGGAGTTAAGAAGATTCTTTTTTGAGCTAATAGCTCGTGGAATTGATAATCCCGTTGTAGTAAAGAGAAGTTATTGTGGAATTGATGATGAGCATCTTCGTCTTTATTCATCAACCGATTTTGGCGGATTGCTAATTGACGGATTTGGTGATGCAGCATGGATTCAGTCCATTGAAACTTCCGGAATTGAGTTTATAAATAGAACACTATTTGGAATTCTTCAGGCGGCTAGAACAAGAATTTCCAAAACAGAATATATTGCATGCCCTTCTTGCGGAAGAACCCTTTTTGATTTAGTAGAAGTGACCAATAAAATTAGAAATCGAACAGAGCATCTTAAAGGGGTAAAAATCGCGATAATGGGATGCATCGTAAATGGTCCCGGCGAAATGGCAGATGCCGACTATGGATATGTTGGATCGGGGGTTGGTAAAATTACATTGTACAGGGGAAAAGAGGTAATTAAGAGGAGTGTAAACTCGGAAAACGCGCTTGATGAGTTGATTGAATTGATAAAAGAAGATAATGTTTGGGTAGAACCCGTTAAACTTTAA
- a CDS encoding Nif3-like dinuclear metal center hexameric protein produces MTVDELTKYLEGFAPPGIAWDRDNVGLQVGSRKQKIKNVMLSLDISLEVLNEAAKKNCNLVISHHPIIFTPIKKLDTDSDSKSQIIKFALNKNIAIFSMHTNLDFVKNGVSFALAKKLKLQNIEFLESVQSSQFKIAVFAPIDSADKISKAMFESGAGIIGEYSECSFRTNGTGTFKGSTNSTPAVGKRNNFEAVSEIKIECVVDSWNLSRVINSIKRNHPYEEPAYDVFPLQNKNINYGIGAIGHLKDEMNEKTFLAYVKSSLKCVSFRYAQGKNKIKTVAVCGGSGGDLLNKSIAVGADAFITADLKYHQFQEAENKILLIDAGHFETEIFGLKVLKEKIEEYLKNIKGTKVLEFGGSTNPIKFYKQ; encoded by the coding sequence ATGACCGTTGATGAATTGACAAAATATCTAGAAGGTTTTGCACCGCCCGGAATTGCATGGGATAGAGACAACGTTGGACTTCAGGTTGGCTCTCGAAAGCAAAAAATCAAAAATGTAATGCTGTCCCTCGATATCAGCCTTGAAGTCCTTAATGAAGCCGCTAAAAAAAATTGTAACTTAGTTATTTCACATCACCCAATCATTTTTACCCCAATTAAAAAATTAGATACCGATTCCGATTCAAAATCCCAAATAATAAAATTCGCACTAAACAAGAATATTGCCATTTTTTCAATGCACACTAATCTTGATTTCGTAAAAAATGGAGTTTCCTTTGCTCTCGCTAAAAAACTAAAATTGCAGAATATAGAATTTCTTGAGTCAGTACAATCTTCTCAATTTAAAATTGCTGTATTTGCACCGATTGACTCCGCTGATAAAATTTCTAAAGCAATGTTTGAATCGGGTGCGGGAATTATTGGAGAATATTCTGAGTGTAGTTTCAGAACTAATGGGACCGGCACATTTAAAGGATCGACCAATTCAACACCGGCCGTTGGAAAGAGGAACAATTTTGAAGCGGTGAGTGAAATAAAAATTGAATGTGTGGTTGATTCATGGAATTTGAGTAGAGTTATAAATTCTATCAAAAGAAATCACCCATACGAAGAGCCTGCTTACGATGTATTCCCTCTGCAAAATAAAAATATTAATTATGGTATTGGTGCAATTGGTCATTTAAAAGATGAGATGAATGAGAAAACTTTTCTTGCTTATGTAAAATCGTCACTTAAATGTGTTTCATTCCGTTACGCGCAAGGAAAAAATAAAATAAAAACTGTAGCGGTTTGTGGTGGATCTGGCGGCGATTTGCTTAATAAGTCAATTGCCGTTGGTGCTGATGCGTTTATAACAGCAGACTTAAAATATCACCAATTTCAGGAAGCAGAGAATAAAATTTTATTAATAGATGCCGGTCATTTCGAAACAGAAATTTTTGGCTTAAAAGTATTAAAAGAAAAAATTGAAGAATATCTCAAGAACATAAAAGGTACCAAAGTCCTTGAGTTTGGGGGTTCAACAAACCCCATAAAGTTTTATAAACAATAA
- a CDS encoding aminotransferase class IV, with the protein MCLLVESIKVKDGIIHNIEYHNRRLNYSRSTLFNAINKINLSDYIVIPEQYSVGLVKCRVLYKENIKSVEFHNYNFRLIEELVLIEDNDINYEFKYTDRKKLDYYTAKVAPAIPLFIKNGGITDTAWANVVFYDGTNFFTPAFPLLRGTKREKLIEQKIIIEEDIKVDQINNYTTIFIINSMIDLEDKIGVPISKIKQVSNEF; encoded by the coding sequence ATGTGCCTTTTAGTTGAATCTATAAAAGTTAAAGATGGAATAATCCATAATATTGAATACCATAATCGCCGTTTAAATTATTCTCGCTCCACTTTGTTCAATGCGATTAATAAAATTAATTTATCTGACTATATTGTAATTCCAGAGCAATATTCTGTGGGGTTGGTAAAGTGCCGAGTCCTATATAAAGAAAATATTAAAAGTGTGGAGTTTCATAATTACAATTTTAGATTAATTGAAGAGTTGGTTTTAATAGAGGATAATGATATTAATTATGAATTCAAATATACAGACAGGAAAAAACTAGATTATTATACCGCAAAAGTTGCACCAGCAATTCCATTGTTTATAAAAAATGGCGGTATTACAGATACCGCCTGGGCAAATGTTGTTTTTTATGATGGAACTAATTTTTTTACTCCCGCATTTCCATTATTGAGGGGAACAAAACGGGAGAAGTTAATTGAGCAGAAAATTATTATTGAAGAGGATATAAAAGTTGATCAGATTAATAACTACACTACTATCTTTATTATTAATTCGATGATTGATTTGGAAGATAAAATTGGCGTTCCAATTTCCAAAATAAAACAGGTATCAAATGAATTTTAG
- a CDS encoding aminodeoxychorismate synthase component I, translating into MFLNKSDSIDLMNIYGAMHKPFLFIIDFEQKHIFISEPESISKRVLFDLNGIKNYNINQQHHSKIRLIKYPVSFDEYKEAFEKVSKEIYNGNTYLLNLTFPTVIDLNLTIEEIYHTSRAKYKLLFDDEFVVFSPECFVKIKDGYIYSYPMKGTIDGSIENAEAIILADPKEEAEHFTIVDLIRNDLSLISKNVHVEKFRYVEEIKTHEKTLLQVSSLIKGTLENNYQQNIGNIIFELLPAGSITGAPKKKTVEIINAVEKCPRGFYTGIFGIFDGNNLDSSVMIRFIEKRNEKYIFRSGGGITYMSNAQSEYQELIDKVYVPFS; encoded by the coding sequence ATGTTTTTAAATAAAAGTGACTCGATTGATTTGATGAACATTTATGGTGCAATGCATAAGCCATTTTTGTTTATAATTGATTTTGAACAAAAACACATTTTTATATCTGAACCTGAGAGTATTTCAAAAAGAGTTCTATTCGATTTAAACGGCATCAAAAATTATAATATAAATCAACAACATCATTCAAAAATTCGATTAATAAAATACCCTGTTTCATTTGATGAGTATAAAGAAGCGTTTGAAAAAGTGAGTAAAGAAATTTACAACGGTAACACGTATCTGCTGAATTTGACATTCCCGACTGTAATAGATCTGAACCTCACTATTGAAGAAATATATCATACGAGCAGAGCAAAGTATAAACTTCTGTTTGATGATGAATTTGTGGTTTTTTCTCCCGAATGCTTTGTAAAGATTAAAGATGGTTATATTTATTCTTATCCGATGAAGGGAACAATTGATGGCTCAATAGAAAATGCGGAAGCAATAATACTCGCCGATCCAAAAGAGGAGGCGGAACACTTTACCATTGTTGATTTAATTAGAAATGATTTGAGCCTTATTTCGAAAAATGTACACGTTGAAAAATTCCGGTACGTAGAAGAAATTAAAACTCATGAAAAAACGTTACTTCAGGTGTCATCATTAATTAAAGGAACACTTGAAAATAATTATCAACAAAATATTGGAAATATTATTTTTGAATTATTACCGGCGGGTTCCATAACGGGTGCACCAAAGAAAAAAACTGTAGAAATTATAAATGCGGTTGAAAAATGTCCACGTGGGTTTTATACCGGAATTTTTGGAATATTCGATGGCAATAATCTTGATAGTTCAGTTATGATTCGTTTTATAGAAAAGAGAAATGAAAAATATATTTTCAGAAGTGGTGGCGGAATAACGTATATGAGCAATGCCCAATCGGAATATCAAGAATTAATTGATAAAGTATATGTGCCTTTTAGTTGA
- a CDS encoding GNAT family N-acetyltransferase, whose product MNLIYNREEKLSVEEFVNVLNESGLGERRPVDDKDRIAKMVANANLIITARYKGKLIGVARALTDFTYCTYLSDLAVKVDFQKRGVGKELIKLTYEASKPAKLILLSAPAAVDYYPKIGMEKHNYCYILSDIVKLK is encoded by the coding sequence ATGAATCTTATTTATAACCGGGAAGAAAAACTTTCGGTAGAAGAGTTTGTTAATGTTTTAAATGAATCGGGATTAGGGGAGCGAAGACCTGTTGACGATAAAGACCGAATCGCCAAGATGGTGGCTAATGCCAATTTAATTATAACTGCGCGCTATAAAGGTAAATTAATCGGGGTTGCCAGAGCTTTAACAGATTTTACCTACTGCACTTATCTTTCAGATTTGGCGGTTAAAGTTGATTTTCAAAAGAGGGGAGTTGGTAAAGAACTTATAAAACTAACTTATGAGGCTTCAAAACCTGCTAAATTAATTTTACTTTCGGCACCGGCGGCTGTTGATTACTATCCTAAAATTGGAATGGAAAAGCATAATTATTGTTACATACTCTCCGATATTGTAAAGCTTAAATAA
- the radA gene encoding DNA repair protein RadA — MSKNKIKYICSSCGFDSPKWLGKCPSCEEWNSFTEELVEEKKGRSKKNTSQVKVQKLNELSFQLEERITTNLEEFDRVLGGGLMPGSVVLIGGDPGIGKSTLVMQAASKIKGDVLYVTGEESANQINLRAKRLKINTDSLSILTETDLDYILNAIKSEEPKVVIIDSIQTTYKSEFDNAPGTVTQIRECTYELMQAAKKNGFVVIVIGHVTKEGAIAGPKILEHIVDTVLQFEGERSHSYRILRAQKNRFGSTNEIGIFEMHDDGLREVTNPSEIFLSERDHQITGSVVTASIEGTRPVLLEVQALVTPSPYGMPQRVATGFDYRRLSILLAVLEKRAGLKLSSQNVFLNIAGGIRIEEPAVDLAICCAIASSYTDKFAKNDIVVIGEVGLGGEVRSVSNIEKRIQEAIKLGFKSIVVPVNNIKSIKQNNQIKIISASDIKTIIQQILS; from the coding sequence ATGAGCAAAAACAAAATTAAATATATTTGCTCTAGCTGCGGATTCGACTCACCAAAGTGGTTGGGAAAATGCCCTTCGTGCGAGGAGTGGAATTCATTTACAGAGGAATTAGTTGAAGAAAAAAAAGGAAGAAGCAAAAAAAATACTTCTCAAGTAAAAGTTCAAAAACTAAATGAACTTAGCTTTCAATTGGAAGAAAGAATTACTACAAATTTAGAAGAATTCGATCGTGTACTCGGCGGGGGATTAATGCCCGGCTCTGTTGTATTAATTGGGGGTGATCCCGGCATTGGAAAATCAACTTTGGTGATGCAGGCCGCTTCTAAAATTAAGGGGGATGTTCTTTATGTTACCGGGGAAGAATCGGCAAATCAAATAAATTTAAGAGCCAAGCGACTTAAAATAAATACCGATAGTTTATCAATTCTAACCGAGACAGATCTCGATTATATTTTAAACGCCATAAAGAGTGAAGAACCTAAAGTTGTTATTATTGATTCAATTCAAACAACATATAAATCCGAATTTGACAATGCCCCTGGGACAGTAACCCAGATTAGAGAATGTACTTATGAATTAATGCAGGCGGCAAAAAAGAATGGATTTGTTGTAATTGTAATTGGGCATGTTACTAAAGAGGGAGCAATTGCGGGACCTAAAATTCTCGAACATATAGTTGATACGGTATTACAGTTTGAAGGGGAAAGAAGTCATTCCTACAGAATACTGCGAGCTCAGAAAAACCGTTTTGGAAGTACCAATGAAATCGGCATTTTTGAAATGCACGACGATGGACTACGGGAAGTTACAAATCCGAGTGAAATATTCTTAAGTGAAAGAGATCATCAGATTACAGGTTCTGTAGTAACCGCGAGCATTGAGGGTACACGCCCCGTTTTGCTCGAAGTGCAGGCACTGGTAACCCCTTCGCCATATGGGATGCCTCAAAGAGTTGCAACCGGATTTGACTACCGGCGTCTTTCAATTTTACTTGCGGTGCTGGAAAAGCGTGCGGGTTTAAAATTATCATCCCAAAATGTTTTTTTAAATATCGCTGGAGGAATACGAATTGAAGAACCTGCCGTTGATTTGGCAATCTGTTGTGCGATAGCTTCAAGCTATACAGACAAATTTGCGAAAAATGATATTGTAGTTATAGGCGAAGTAGGTCTTGGTGGAGAAGTTAGAAGTGTGAGCAACATCGAGAAGAGAATTCAAGAAGCTATCAAACTTGGTTTTAAATCAATTGTTGTTCCCGTGAATAATATTAAATCTATTAAGCAGAATAATCAAATAAAGATTATTTCCGCCTCAGATATCAAAACAATAATTCAACAAATACTTTCATAG
- a CDS encoding ABC transporter ATP-binding protein: MIEIKSLHKSFGSNKVLRGVDLSINEGESLAIIGRSGCGKSVLLKHIVGLLKPDEGFVKVEGEIVHQMNATQMYKMRQKFGYLFQGAALFDSMTVEENVALALIENQSQISKKQIDEIVDEKLLLVGLPGTQKLKPSELSGGMKKRVGLARALVTNPKYIMYDEPTTGLDPVMSDAIDDLIKSLNEKLTVTSIIVTHDMFSVKNTADKIAMMNEGQIYFVGTPDELLNSRDPVIQKFIQRTGI, encoded by the coding sequence ATGATCGAAATTAAAAGTCTTCATAAATCATTTGGCTCAAATAAAGTGTTACGCGGCGTCGATCTTTCGATTAACGAAGGAGAATCGTTAGCGATTATTGGGAGAAGCGGTTGTGGCAAGAGTGTACTTCTAAAACATATAGTTGGATTGCTAAAACCTGATGAAGGATTTGTAAAAGTTGAAGGGGAAATAGTTCATCAAATGAACGCAACTCAAATGTATAAAATGAGGCAAAAATTTGGATATCTTTTTCAAGGTGCCGCTTTGTTTGATTCTATGACCGTTGAGGAAAATGTTGCCTTAGCTTTAATTGAAAACCAATCCCAAATCTCGAAAAAACAAATTGATGAAATAGTTGATGAAAAGTTATTATTGGTGGGACTCCCTGGTACTCAAAAACTAAAACCTTCAGAATTATCGGGCGGGATGAAAAAAAGGGTTGGGCTTGCAAGAGCGCTAGTCACAAATCCAAAATATATTATGTATGATGAACCAACTACCGGGCTTGATCCGGTTATGTCCGACGCAATTGATGATCTAATAAAATCATTAAATGAAAAACTAACCGTAACATCAATAATTGTTACGCATGATATGTTTAGTGTGAAAAACACCGCTGACAAAATTGCAATGATGAATGAAGGACAGATATATTTTGTTGGAACTCCCGATGAATTACTAAATAGTCGAGATCCAGTTATTCAAAAATTTATTCAGAGAACCGGAATATAA